One Cuculus canorus isolate bCucCan1 chromosome 1, bCucCan1.pri, whole genome shotgun sequence DNA segment encodes these proteins:
- the FBXL14 gene encoding F-box/LRR-repeat protein 14 produces METHISCLFPELLAMIFGYLEVRDKGRAAQVCTAWRDAAYHRSVWRGVEAKLHLRRANPSLFPSLAARGIRRVQILSLRRSLSYVIQGMADIESLNLSGCYNLTDNGLGHAFVAEISSLRSLNLSLCKQITDSSLGRIAQYLKGLEVLELGGCSNITNTGLLLIAWGLQRLKSLNLRSCRHLSDVGIGHLAGMTRSAAEGCLGLEQLTLQDCQKLSDLSLKHLARGLGRLRQLNLSFCGGISDAGLLHLSHMSSLRSLNLRSCDNISDTGIMHLAMGSLRLSGLDVSFCDKVGDQSLAYIAQGLDGLRSLSLCSCHISDEGINRMVRQMHGLRTLNIGQCVRITDKGLELIAEHLSQLTGIDLYGCTRITKRGLERITQLPCLKVLNLGLWEMTESEKVR; encoded by the coding sequence ATGGAAACGCACATCTCGTGCCTGTTCCCGGAGCTGCTGGCCATGATCTTCGGGTACCTGGAGGTGCGGGACAAGGGCCGCGCGGCGCAGGTGTGCACGGCGTGGCGGGACGCCGCCTACCACCGCTCGGTGTGGCGGGGCGTGGAGGCCAAGCTGCACCTGCGCCGCGCCAACCCCTCGCTCTTCCCCAGCCTGGCGGCGCGGGGCATCCGGCGGGTGCAGATCCTGTCGCTGCGGCGCAGCCTGAGCTACGTGATCCAGGGCATGGCGGACATCGAGAGCCTCAACCTCAGCGGCTGCTACAACCTCACCGACAACGGGCTGGGCCACGCCTTCGTGGCGGAGATCAGCTCCCTGCGCTCGCTCAACCTGAGCCTCTGCAAGCAAATCACGGACAGCAGCCTGGGCCGCATCgcccagtacctgaagggcctggaggtgctggagctTGGTGGGTGCAGCAACATCACCAACACCGGCCTCCTCCTCATTGCCTGGGGCCTGCAGCGGCTCAAGAGCCTCAACCTGCGCTCCTGCCGGCACCTCTCCGACGTGGGCATCGGGCACCTGGCGGGGATGACGCGCAGCGCGGCGGAGGGCTGCCTGGGCCTGGAGCAGCTCACGCTGCAGGACTGCCAGAAGCTCAGCGACCTCTCGCTCAAGCACCTGGCCCGCGGGCTGGGCCGCCTCCGCCAGCTCAACCTCAGCTTCTGCGGGGGCATCTCGGACGCGGGGTTGCTGCACCTGTCGCACATGAGCAGCCTGCGCAGCCTCAACCTGCGCTCCTGCGACAACATCAGCGACACGGGCATCATGCAtctggccatgggcagcctgcGGCTGTCCGGCCTTGACGTCTCCTTCTGCGACAAGGTGGGGGACCAGAGCCTGGCCTACATTGCACAGGGCCTGGATGGGCTGCgctccctctccctctgctcctgccacaTTAGCGACGAGGGCATCAACCGCATGGTGCGACAGATGCACGGGCTCCGCACCCTCAACATCGGCCAGTGCGTCCGCATCACTGACAAGGGCCTGGAGCTCATCGCCGAACACCTCAGCCAGCTCACGGGCATCGATCTCTATGGCTGCACCCGCATTACCAAGCGGGGCTTGGAGCGCATCACCCAGCTGCCCTGCCTCAAGGTGCTCAACCTGGGACTTTGGGAAATGACTGAGAGCGAGAAGGTCAGGTGA